The Thiogranum longum genome includes a region encoding these proteins:
- a CDS encoding ribulose-bisphosphate carboxylase large subunit translates to MVSETMKEGKERYKSGVIPYKKMGYWEPDYEIKDTDVLAVFRITPQKGVEPDECAAAVAGESSTATWTVVWTDRLTACEMYRAKAYRVDLVPNTGPGTDNEAQYFAYIAYDIDLFEGGSIANLTASIIGNVFGMKAVKALRLEDMRIPVAYLKTFQGPATGVIVERERMDKFGRPLLGATTKPKLGLSGRNYGRVVYEALKGGLDFMKDDENINSQPFMHWRDRFLYCMDAVNKASAATGEVKGHYMNVTAGTMEEMYERAEFAKNLGSVIIMIDLVIGYTAIQSMAKWARANDMILHLHRAGNSTYSRQKNHGMSFRVICKWMRMAGVDHIHAGTVVGKLEGDPLMIRGYYDTLLDTHTKMQLEKGIFFDQDWASLNKCMPVASGGIHAGQMHQLIHYLGEDVVLQFGGGTIGHPDGIQAGAVANRTALEVMIQARNEGRDIWNEGPQILDDAAKWCSPLKAGLDTWKDITFNYESTDSPDFVPTATGSV, encoded by the coding sequence ATGGTTTCCGAAACAATGAAGGAAGGTAAGGAGCGCTACAAATCTGGCGTTATCCCGTATAAAAAGATGGGCTATTGGGAGCCCGATTACGAAATTAAAGACACAGACGTGCTCGCGGTGTTTCGTATCACACCACAAAAAGGTGTGGAGCCAGACGAATGCGCCGCAGCGGTAGCAGGCGAATCCTCCACCGCGACCTGGACCGTTGTCTGGACGGATCGACTGACGGCATGTGAAATGTATCGCGCCAAGGCGTATCGCGTTGACCTGGTGCCGAACACCGGACCGGGCACCGATAACGAGGCACAATATTTCGCCTACATTGCTTATGATATCGATCTGTTTGAAGGCGGCTCGATAGCCAACCTGACGGCTTCCATTATCGGTAACGTCTTCGGCATGAAAGCGGTGAAGGCCTTGCGCCTGGAAGACATGCGCATCCCCGTAGCCTACCTGAAAACGTTCCAGGGCCCCGCCACCGGTGTCATTGTAGAACGTGAGCGCATGGACAAGTTTGGCCGCCCGTTATTGGGTGCGACAACCAAACCAAAGTTGGGGCTGTCTGGCCGCAACTACGGACGCGTCGTCTATGAAGCACTGAAAGGCGGTCTGGACTTCATGAAAGATGACGAGAACATCAACTCGCAACCTTTCATGCACTGGCGTGATCGTTTCCTGTATTGCATGGACGCGGTAAACAAGGCCTCAGCTGCAACCGGTGAAGTCAAAGGGCACTACATGAATGTCACCGCTGGCACCATGGAAGAAATGTATGAGCGCGCCGAGTTCGCAAAGAACCTGGGTTCGGTCATCATTATGATCGACCTGGTAATCGGTTATACCGCGATTCAGTCCATGGCCAAGTGGGCACGCGCTAATGACATGATCCTGCATTTGCACCGTGCCGGTAACTCGACGTACTCACGCCAGAAAAATCATGGCATGAGTTTCCGGGTCATTTGCAAATGGATGCGCATGGCGGGCGTGGATCATATTCACGCCGGTACCGTCGTCGGAAAACTCGAAGGCGATCCATTGATGATCCGTGGTTACTACGACACCTTGCTCGATACCCATACGAAAATGCAGCTCGAAAAAGGTATTTTCTTCGATCAGGACTGGGCCTCATTGAATAAATGCATGCCTGTTGCCTCGGGCGGTATTCATGCCGGTCAAATGCATCAGCTCATCCACTATCTGGGCGAAGATGTTGTGCTGCAATTTGGTGGCGGCACGATCGGTCATCCGGATGGTATCCAGGCAGGCGCAGTGGCAAACCGGACAGCACTGGAAGTCATGATCCAGGCACGTAACGAAGGTCGTGATATCTGGAACGAAGGCCCACAGATACTGGATGATGCGGCTAAATGGTGTTCCCCACTCAAGGCAGGTCTGGATACATGGAAAGACATTACGTTTAACTATGAATCCACCGACAGCCCTGACTTTGTCCCTACCGCTACCGGCAGCGTCTAA
- a CDS encoding ribulose bisphosphate carboxylase small subunit has translation MMTNQGNRVTQGQFSFLPDLTDEQITLQIKYALDKGWALSVEYTDDPHPRNTYWEMFGNPMFDLKDPAGIMMEVNACRKTFPNYYIRVGAFSAVQGVESVTMSYIVNRPKNEPGFGLIRQETEGRTMRYTIKPYVTDKPEAERY, from the coding sequence ATGATGACCAATCAAGGCAATCGTGTTACCCAGGGACAGTTTTCCTTTTTACCGGACTTGACGGATGAGCAAATCACGTTACAAATCAAATACGCTCTGGACAAGGGGTGGGCGCTGAGTGTTGAATACACCGATGATCCGCATCCACGCAACACTTACTGGGAAATGTTTGGCAACCCGATGTTTGATCTGAAAGATCCCGCCGGGATCATGATGGAAGTCAATGCATGTCGCAAGACATTCCCCAATTACTATATCCGGGTTGGCGCATTTAGCGCAGTGCAGGGTGTAGAGAGTGTCACCATGTCTTACATCGTTAACAGACCCAAGAATGAACCTGGCTTCGGGCTGATTCGCCAGGAAACTGAAGGTCGAACCATGCGCTACACCATTAAACCGTATGTAACGGATAAACCGGAAGCAGAACGCTATTAG
- a CDS encoding LysR family transcriptional regulator — translation MRRSTFRQLQIFEAIARHMSFTRAAEELFLTQPTVSMQMKKLTDHIGTPQFERIGSQLYLTDAGKELLHTCTEIFSELDRYEMMVADLQGLKKGKLRITIVTTAKYFVPSLLGTFCKRFPGVEASLNVTNREQALIRLEENLDDLYVLGQPPEDLHVESQPFLDNPLVALAPVDHPLADEKNITLERFSEEPFLVREAGSGTRKVVKRLFDEHGLELNVRMELGSNEAIKQAVIGGLGVSILSRHALHHEPRATKICILDVQGFPILRQWYVVYPVGRQLTIIARTFLEFLHQSEH, via the coding sequence ATGCGTCGTTCCACGTTCCGACAACTGCAGATTTTCGAGGCCATCGCCAGGCACATGAGCTTTACGCGTGCAGCGGAGGAGCTGTTTCTTACCCAACCCACCGTGTCGATGCAGATGAAGAAGCTAACCGACCACATCGGTACGCCACAATTTGAACGCATTGGCAGCCAGCTTTATCTCACTGATGCCGGTAAAGAGCTGTTGCATACGTGTACTGAGATATTTTCGGAACTTGATCGTTACGAAATGATGGTCGCCGACCTGCAGGGATTAAAGAAGGGTAAGCTCAGGATTACCATTGTAACAACGGCAAAGTACTTTGTGCCGAGCCTGCTTGGGACCTTCTGCAAGCGATTCCCTGGAGTTGAAGCATCGCTGAATGTCACTAATCGCGAACAAGCGCTTATCCGGCTTGAAGAAAACCTGGATGATTTATACGTACTGGGCCAACCGCCTGAAGATTTGCATGTTGAGTCTCAGCCATTTCTGGATAACCCGTTGGTGGCGCTCGCGCCTGTTGATCACCCGCTTGCGGATGAAAAGAACATTACACTGGAACGCTTTTCAGAAGAGCCATTTCTGGTGCGCGAAGCCGGTTCCGGTACACGCAAGGTTGTAAAGCGCTTGTTTGACGAGCATGGCCTGGAATTAAACGTGCGTATGGAACTGGGCAGTAACGAAGCCATCAAACAAGCTGTTATCGGTGGCCTGGGCGTATCGATACTTTCTCGTCACGCACTTCATCATGAACCACGCGCAACGAAGATCTGCATTCTTGACGTGCAAGGCTTTCCGATACTGCGTCAGTGGTATGTTGTCTATCCAGTGGGCCGACAGTTAACAATCATTGCGCGTACTTTTCTGGAGTTTCTGCATCAATCCGAACATTAG
- the cbbX gene encoding CbbX protein, whose protein sequence is MNDIDDSNSEQDKIILPDDASVDLKAEFEASNVKEVLDKLDRELIGLKPVKTRIREIAALLLVDRLRKQFALSSVTPTLHMNFTGNPGTGKTTVALRMAEILHRLGYVREGHLVSVTRDDLVGQYIGHTAPKTKEVIKKAMGGVLFIDEAYYLYKPENERDYGAESIEILLQVMENNRDDLVVILAGYKDRMDKFFHSNPGMRSRVAHHLDFPDYSADELLAIGKLMLADQNYRLSPDAEKAFLEYLTLRMNLEHFANARSVRNALDRARLRQANRLFNSNRKTLNKTDLITIEAEDILASRVFTNGTLDVTD, encoded by the coding sequence ATGAACGATATAGATGATTCAAATAGCGAGCAGGATAAAATTATTTTACCTGATGATGCGTCTGTTGATCTTAAGGCTGAATTCGAAGCCTCTAATGTAAAAGAAGTACTCGACAAGCTTGATCGTGAGCTCATCGGGCTGAAACCTGTAAAAACACGCATACGTGAAATCGCCGCACTATTACTGGTCGATCGGCTGCGTAAACAGTTTGCGCTGTCATCCGTGACGCCCACGCTGCATATGAATTTTACCGGCAATCCCGGCACAGGGAAGACAACTGTTGCCCTGCGTATGGCAGAAATATTACATCGTCTGGGGTACGTACGGGAAGGTCATCTGGTCTCTGTTACGCGGGATGATTTAGTGGGTCAATACATTGGCCACACTGCGCCAAAGACAAAAGAAGTTATAAAAAAGGCCATGGGTGGCGTGTTGTTTATCGACGAAGCTTATTACCTGTACAAACCCGAAAACGAGCGCGACTATGGCGCCGAGTCGATAGAAATATTACTGCAGGTCATGGAAAATAATCGTGATGATCTGGTCGTAATACTCGCCGGGTACAAGGACCGTATGGACAAGTTTTTCCACAGCAACCCTGGCATGCGCTCGCGTGTTGCACATCACCTGGATTTCCCCGACTACAGTGCTGACGAACTTCTCGCAATAGGCAAGTTGATGCTGGCTGATCAAAACTATCGATTAAGTCCTGATGCTGAAAAAGCATTTTTGGAATATCTCACCTTGCGTATGAATCTGGAGCACTTTGCCAATGCCCGCTCGGTGCGTAATGCCCTGGACCGTGCGCGACTGAGGCAGGCGAATCGACTGTTTAACAGCAATAGAAAAACACTGAATAAAACCGATCTCATTACGATAGAAGCGGAAGATATACTGGCAAGTCGGGTGTT